A portion of the Sphingobacterium spiritivorum genome contains these proteins:
- a CDS encoding S1C family serine protease yields MMSQQEFYDLADRYLRNEMTTEERMSFEVFCAENPTFSIQLQQHRTFINDMQSVSARMDFKNQLKNVSTSYHRSHKQKTQTKETPVVPIQARFKLNIAVAAAVAIISVFSTLWMSGYYTNLEKASTDYSALRRDMNNVKRNVNEHNAALRNIDNKKKDINNKVDSHYGATGFMVTKDGYVVTNFHVINGADSIHLQNNKGDSFRASVIYTDAAKDLAILHINDSNFRKLKSIPYTFKSRSSDLGEDIYTIGFPRDEAVYGQGYLSSATGYAGDTIAYQISIPVNPGNSGGPVLDNKGNIIGIISGKQTGIDGAGFAIKTKILIDALNEIPANSLNGEIVLNKKNSLSNLSRTDQIKQLQDYIYMVKVF; encoded by the coding sequence ATGATGAGTCAACAAGAATTTTATGACCTCGCAGACCGATACCTGCGAAATGAGATGACCACGGAAGAGCGCATGTCCTTTGAAGTATTTTGTGCTGAAAATCCGACTTTTAGCATCCAGCTTCAACAGCACCGTACATTTATCAACGATATGCAATCTGTATCAGCACGCATGGATTTCAAAAATCAGCTGAAGAATGTATCGACATCTTACCACCGCAGTCATAAACAAAAAACACAAACAAAAGAAACGCCTGTTGTTCCGATTCAGGCACGCTTTAAATTAAATATTGCTGTAGCTGCAGCGGTTGCTATTATTTCTGTATTCTCTACATTGTGGATGAGCGGCTATTATACCAATCTGGAAAAAGCATCGACGGACTACAGTGCTTTACGCAGAGATATGAACAATGTAAAGCGCAATGTCAACGAACATAATGCCGCATTACGCAATATCGACAACAAGAAAAAAGACATCAATAATAAAGTAGACAGTCACTATGGAGCTACAGGTTTTATGGTTACTAAAGACGGTTATGTTGTTACCAATTTTCATGTGATCAACGGTGCTGATTCTATCCATTTACAGAATAACAAAGGAGATTCCTTCAGAGCAAGTGTTATCTATACAGATGCTGCAAAAGATCTGGCTATTCTGCATATTAACGATAGTAATTTCAGAAAACTTAAAAGTATTCCGTATACCTTCAAATCAAGATCTTCAGATTTAGGTGAAGATATCTACACTATCGGATTCCCTCGTGATGAAGCGGTCTATGGACAAGGATATCTGAGTTCCGCAACCGGATATGCCGGCGATACCATCGCTTATCAGATATCTATTCCGGTCAACCCTGGTAACAGTGGAGGTCCTGTATTGGATAATAAAGGAAATATCATTGGTATTATCAGCGGTAAACAAACAGGCATTGACGGGGCAGGTTTTGCAATCAAAACTAAAATCCTGATAGATGCATTAAATGAAATCCCTGCAAACTCATTAAACGGAGAAATTGTTTTAAACAAAAAGAATAGTCTGTCGAATTTATCAAGGACAGATCAGATCAAACAATTGCAAGACTATATTTACATGGTAAAAGTCTTTTAA
- a CDS encoding TPM domain-containing protein, giving the protein MKNNKSFMHVFCYTAFSIIIHASLLFGSLPLQAQYAVEEIPNPKESGQNYYVSNPNGILSSATESELNQIAVEIEEKTKAEVAVVIVNDFQGDDDFAFAHRLFNTWGIGKKEANNGLLLFIGKDRHYYRFITGYGMEALLPDAYLKRVGESFLVPHFRNSDYDAGVLAAMQAIKQSLLAPDSVKELDSILKRNNSFWFKHAELLNKVGIIFLIVLIIYLYLGWITKSVSGQIKIKKGLNPVVSGCGCFGIMLFFSIFIFAFGFNNLEQVFKLKNLPIFLGILGSLILAMKYNQSRTLISDSYQDDESKSTALSKFSSRAFLIPFIAPLAFFDLFAVFKFRNKVKVRFIPPDESGQWKRINKDEISAKELTKYLNDGQKNEQKVKSKIFEFWKNLQSGKIQVNAFDGEEAYSYEQCPQCHFFTFHTPYVKTITAATYSSSGTGIEKQDCRNCNYEIELGKVTIPKKVRSTSSGSSGSSGSSGSSGSSGGSFGGGSSGGGGAGGRW; this is encoded by the coding sequence ATGAAAAACAACAAGAGTTTCATGCATGTATTCTGCTATACTGCATTCAGTATAATTATTCATGCCTCTCTCCTTTTCGGATCCCTGCCTTTGCAAGCTCAGTATGCCGTAGAAGAGATTCCCAATCCTAAAGAGAGTGGACAGAATTATTATGTGAGCAATCCAAATGGCATACTTAGCAGTGCTACTGAATCTGAACTAAATCAGATAGCAGTTGAGATTGAAGAGAAGACAAAAGCCGAGGTCGCAGTTGTTATTGTCAATGATTTTCAGGGTGATGATGACTTTGCTTTTGCACATCGTCTTTTCAATACCTGGGGTATCGGCAAAAAGGAAGCAAACAATGGCCTCCTACTCTTTATTGGAAAGGATAGACATTATTACCGTTTTATAACAGGCTACGGGATGGAAGCTCTTCTTCCTGATGCTTATCTCAAAAGAGTAGGTGAATCCTTTCTCGTTCCACATTTTCGAAATTCAGACTATGACGCAGGGGTTCTGGCCGCTATGCAAGCTATTAAGCAATCCCTGTTAGCTCCGGATTCTGTAAAAGAACTGGATTCTATACTCAAACGCAATAACTCCTTCTGGTTCAAACATGCTGAACTTTTAAATAAAGTCGGTATCATTTTCTTAATCGTACTGATAATATATCTCTATCTGGGATGGATTACCAAATCCGTATCGGGACAAATCAAAATCAAAAAAGGACTTAATCCAGTCGTCAGCGGATGCGGATGTTTCGGGATAATGTTATTCTTCAGCATCTTTATCTTTGCTTTTGGATTCAACAACCTGGAGCAGGTTTTTAAACTCAAAAATCTCCCTATATTTTTAGGCATACTTGGCAGTCTGATCCTGGCCATGAAATACAACCAATCGAGAACACTCATCAGCGATTCGTATCAGGATGATGAAAGCAAGTCCACAGCCCTTTCCAAATTTTCGTCAAGAGCCTTTTTAATTCCTTTTATTGCTCCGCTAGCCTTCTTTGATCTTTTTGCCGTATTTAAGTTTAGAAATAAAGTAAAAGTCCGGTTTATTCCTCCGGATGAGTCAGGACAATGGAAACGAATAAATAAAGATGAAATAAGCGCAAAGGAACTTACAAAATATCTGAACGATGGTCAGAAAAACGAACAGAAGGTCAAATCAAAAATTTTCGAATTCTGGAAAAACCTGCAGTCAGGAAAAATTCAGGTAAATGCTTTTGATGGAGAAGAAGCTTATTCCTATGAGCAGTGTCCGCAATGTCACTTCTTTACCTTCCACACTCCTTATGTCAAAACAATCACTGCAGCTACTTATTCCAGCTCAGGCACAGGTATAGAAAAACAGGATTGTAGAAATTGTAATTACGAGATAGAGCTAGGCAAAGTCACTATACCTAAAAAAGTCAGAAGCACTTCTTCAGGATCTTCCGGTTCATCGGGATCCTCCGGTTCCTCCGGATCATCAGGTGGCAGTTTCGGTGGAGGATCAAGTGGAGGTGGCGGAGCCGGAGGCAGATGGTAA